ATCGCACGCCGTTTTGGTGATAAACACGCTCCCCTCTGGCTGGTGCAGTTCAGGTAATAGCTGCCACCCATCGCTGCCAGACAGCATGCCGTCTTCTTCATGCTGAATAAAAATCGTCCGATCTGCTGCATCTGAAAGCTGGTTTATCAATGCGACCGTCTGTGCTTGTCGCGCTCTTGGCGTTGAAAACACCGCATTTTGCATATCAATCACAACCAAAACCTGCATCTTTTTTCCTTATTTCGACGCTTAACATCGGCACGGATTATCATCACAGAGCCGCGGCATGCCATCATCCCAACCCGTCAATTCCGATTAGATCATGTCCACTATACCATGAGGATAAAACTTGATTTCCCCTGAGCGCAGCAAATCAATATCAAACCAGCGAGTCACGATCGGAACACCGTTTGTCTCTATACCATGAATGATATCTTGTTGATAAAGTGACTCATCCTGAAATCGGGCCTCATAAACAAAGACGATCTCATGACCCGGTTTGCCATTGTAGGAGAAAATATTCTCTGAAACGCCCAACAGCGAAAAGTCCTTGGTCGCTGCACTGATTTCCTCCTGAACCTCCCTCTCCGCTGCCGCCTGAGACAGTTCGCCAAAATCGATACCACCACCAAGCGGCAACACATAATGCTCGTCCTTTATCGGATCATACCCCTCAGCTAACAGGATTTTTCCATTATTGCGGAAAAGACAAACTGCTTTTGCTCTGATCTTTTGCATGCCAACGCTCCAGGTAAACTACGGCACTATGTTCAATAAACAGGCCTTTTTGATAAGCAGACATTTTTGCTAAAACGACATGTACCACAGAAAATATCATCTCCTTGTACAGATCAAAATCTTATAGGTCGCAACCAAAATGCATTAATAGTCTTTATGTTCATTTACTGTTTTCCCCTGCATCCTTTTCTCTTGTTATGTTTAACTTATTGAAGTCACGCATCTCACATAATTATTTCAAACATAATATTTTTGGGAAACGAACAATTCATATTTATCCGCCTGACTATTGATCACCGTCATCCTTTCACGTTTGGAAGCATTGCTGAGTAACGCAGTGTTTATTTATCTTATCGACTGGTTTTATGCGTATGTTCGACTAAAGTTAAGTAACCGTTTCTTCATGTCTGGCGGATAGCGCGTTCGTGCTGTCTGGCAAGGCGTGCATTCACTCTGTCAGAAAGCGCTAAAGGGAGGAAGAGCAATGCATTCAGAGGTGCCCCAAAACGAGCTCCCGTTATCTGATGTCCTCAGTCTTGACTCTCAGATCAGCGATATGGAAATGCTTGGCATCATTGTGGAAGAGATCATTCAATCTGGTCATTCCGTCAGTAACAAGGCCATCATCGCTAAATTAGTCCACAAAATTGAAACAGAGGCCAATGCCGCTTTTCAGGAAAAATATCGCACATTGCTCGATCTGGTTGTTTATAAAACTCAGGATGATTTCCTGATTTAATCTGTAGTCAATACATCGACCTATCGTTTTCAGTCACATTCATGTTTTCCAGTTCAGCGTTTTATTTAATGTACGCAAGGCTGAACAGGAATATGTAAGCAGTAAATAATACCAATATTTATATTGTTATTATTGAGCAATAACTATCGATTTATTAATGATGAATAACGCGATGCTTATTTATTTTTTACCCATCGTTAGTATTCATTTCTGAATGAATAGGTGATGGGAAAAATTCGCATCGTGCCTTCGCTACACGTTTCAACATGCTCAGCGCGGAGGTTGTTACGGACAATAACCACATCAACACCATAATGTAAAAAACGATTCTGGGATTTGATAGCAGAAACGAAAACGGGCTAGCCTAAGCTAACCCGTTGAATTTTGTGGCGGAGGAGTAGAGATTCGAACTCTAGAACACTTTCGCGTCGCCGGTTTTCAAGACCGGTGCCTTCAACCACTCGGCCACTCCTCCGCAATGACGCGAACTATAAACAGTGTGTGAGATCTTGTAAAGCATCACAGCGCTCAATTGCCTGAAAAATAGCCTAACGCAGCGCAATTGGACGCAAAAACATCACGTGGCAGATAAAATAGTGCAATTTATTTCCGGTACCACACCACTTGCTGAACAAAACACAAGTGCTGGGCAGAAAAATTTCAGCGTAAAGAAGGGTAAACCACCTTTAATAACGTCATGAAACTATTTATTCTTCGACATTGGATAATAGCACCCTGAAGAGAGAGTCGCTGATATGGATCGTATTGTTGTTTCTTCTACCCGTGAAAGCTCGCTACTCAGCACGCACAAAGTGCTGCGCAACACCTACTTCCTGCTGTCGCTGACACTGGGTTTTTCAGCCGTTACCGCGACGGCAAGCACCGTACTCAACCTACCTGCCCCAGGCTTAATTCTGATGCTGGTTGGGTTTTATGGTCTGATGTTCCTGACGCACAAGCTGGCTAACAGCCCCGCAGGCATTCTGGCCGCGTTCGCACTGACCGGATTCATGGGTTATACGCTGGGCCCAATTTTAAGCTCACTGATTTCCACCGGCGCAGGCGATATTGTCATGCTGGCCCTCGGCGGCACGGCGGTGGTGTTCTTCTGCTGTTCAGCTTATGTCTTAACGACACGTAAGGATATGTCCTTCCTGTCAGGCATGATGATGGCAGGGTTCGTTGTTCTGGTTGTTGCCGTTATCGCCAATCTGTTCTTGCAGATTCCGGCTCTGCATCTGGCAATCAGCGCCCTGTTTATTCTGTTCTCTGCAGGTGCCATCCTGTGGGAAACCAGTAACATCATCCACGGTGGTGAAACCAACTACATTCGGGCGACGGTTAGCCTGTATGTCGCGATATACAATATTTTCGTTAGCCTGTTGAGCATTCTGGGCATCATGCGTAACGACTAAGCCTCGTCTATCGCCGCACCAAGAAAGCCCCATCTGGGGCTTTTTTTTATTCCGGTGCAGATAGAAAAATTTGGTAAACTACGGGCTGAACTATCGCAGTCGGAGAGAAGATGTTGGAGTTTGAAGGGCGAATAATCGCAACTGACGCGCAGGGTTACCTGATGGACAGCACCGCATGGAGTGAAGCATTGGCTCCCGTGTTAGCGGAACAGGAAGACATTGTGTTGACTGAACCACATTGGGAAGTCGTCCGGTTTGTGCGGAATTTTTATCAGGAGTTCAACACGTCACCCGCGATACGCATGTTGGTTAAGGCGATGGCGCAAAAGTATGGTGAGGAGAAAGGAAATAGCCGCTACCTGTACAAACTGTTCCCGAAAGGCCCAGCCAAGCAGGCAACTAAAATCGCTGGCTTACCCAAACCGGTGAAATGCATCTAGCGTCACAGGTTCAATAGCGGATCGTAAAACCGTCATAGTCCGTCTTGCCATGTGGCTCAATAAGCACCTTATCCACTCTGGCGCTTCGTGGGCCTCCTTGCTTCAGCCACTCAATCAACGCGTCTACCGCATGAGGTTTACCGCTTGCTACCACCTCCACGCTGCCATCATCACAATTGCGTGCATATCCATCGAGCCCAAGCTGCCTAGCCTGATGCTGCGTGCTGTAACGAAATCCAACGCCCTGAACCACACCATAGACATAGGCGACCGTCGCTATCTTTACCATCTTCTTCCCCCTTTCCTACCCTGCGGCCACACAACATTTCATTAGCAGACCTGTATCTTCTAAAAATTTACACCATACTGTTAATAATGTGTTCAGCCAGCGATTCATCAGCGAGCGCATGACTTGAAAAAACGCTGTACGCTAAAAGGCGTTATCGGATGCGG
The nucleotide sequence above comes from Pectobacterium brasiliense. Encoded proteins:
- a CDS encoding NUDIX hydrolase, producing the protein MQKIRAKAVCLFRNNGKILLAEGYDPIKDEHYVLPLGGGIDFGELSQAAAEREVQEEISAATKDFSLLGVSENIFSYNGKPGHEIVFVYEARFQDESLYQQDIIHGIETNGVPIVTRWFDIDLLRSGEIKFYPHGIVDMI
- a CDS encoding biofilm/acid-resistance regulator YmgB/AriR; the encoded protein is MHSEVPQNELPLSDVLSLDSQISDMEMLGIIVEEIIQSGHSVSNKAIIAKLVHKIETEANAAFQEKYRTLLDLVVYKTQDDFLI
- the yccA gene encoding FtsH protease modulator YccA, giving the protein MDRIVVSSTRESSLLSTHKVLRNTYFLLSLTLGFSAVTATASTVLNLPAPGLILMLVGFYGLMFLTHKLANSPAGILAAFALTGFMGYTLGPILSSLISTGAGDIVMLALGGTAVVFFCCSAYVLTTRKDMSFLSGMMMAGFVVLVVAVIANLFLQIPALHLAISALFILFSAGAILWETSNIIHGGETNYIRATVSLYVAIYNIFVSLLSILGIMRND
- the tusE gene encoding sulfurtransferase TusE — translated: MLEFEGRIIATDAQGYLMDSTAWSEALAPVLAEQEDIVLTEPHWEVVRFVRNFYQEFNTSPAIRMLVKAMAQKYGEEKGNSRYLYKLFPKGPAKQATKIAGLPKPVKCI
- the yccX gene encoding acylphosphatase, which produces MVKIATVAYVYGVVQGVGFRYSTQHQARQLGLDGYARNCDDGSVEVVASGKPHAVDALIEWLKQGGPRSARVDKVLIEPHGKTDYDGFTIRY